In a genomic window of Streptomyces sp. NBC_01231:
- a CDS encoding helix-turn-helix transcriptional regulator: MARQELAHYLRDRRAALRPHEIGLTETGTARRTPGLRREEVAELAHMSVDYYTRLEQARGPRPSARILDALARALRLTPAERSHLFRLAGSSAPPGTSAVRRVRPHVARMLDRLPETGAIVTDAAYHVVAWNPLAQALLGADLGDGTTNLARRRFLGQGRTYESSSAEESGHIAVARLRRAADRYPHDPQLAALLAELHDGSEEFRQIWQAHPVHAPGHRTKTLDHPEAGALRLNCDVLLVPEDDQEVVLMTADPGSPAVRALRRLAA; the protein is encoded by the coding sequence ATGGCACGGCAGGAGCTGGCCCACTACCTGCGGGACCGCCGGGCGGCCCTGCGTCCGCACGAGATCGGCCTGACGGAGACGGGCACCGCCCGCCGCACACCGGGCCTGCGCCGCGAAGAGGTGGCGGAGCTCGCCCACATGTCGGTCGACTACTACACGCGGCTGGAGCAGGCCCGGGGACCGCGGCCGTCGGCCCGGATCCTGGACGCATTGGCCCGCGCGCTGCGGCTCACGCCGGCCGAGCGCAGCCACCTGTTCCGCCTGGCGGGTTCGAGCGCGCCGCCCGGCACCAGCGCCGTGCGGCGGGTGCGCCCGCACGTGGCCCGGATGCTGGACCGGCTGCCGGAGACCGGTGCCATCGTCACTGACGCGGCGTACCACGTCGTCGCCTGGAACCCCCTGGCCCAGGCACTGCTCGGCGCCGACCTCGGAGACGGGACGACGAACCTGGCCCGCCGCCGCTTCCTGGGCCAGGGGCGGACGTACGAGAGCTCCAGCGCCGAGGAATCCGGGCACATCGCGGTGGCGCGGTTGCGCCGGGCCGCCGACCGCTACCCGCACGACCCGCAGCTGGCCGCCCTGCTGGCCGAACTACACGACGGCAGTGAGGAGTTCCGGCAGATCTGGCAGGCACATCCGGTCCACGCTCCCGGGCACCGCACCAAGACCCTGGACCACCCGGAGGCCGGCGCGCTGCGGTTGAACTGCGACGTCCTGCTCGTGCCCGAGGACGACCAGGAGGTCGTCCTGATGACGGCCGACCCCGGATCACCTGCCGTGCGGGCCCTGCGCAGGCTAGCAGCCTGA
- a CDS encoding SDR family oxidoreductase codes for MNERTALVTGANKGIGKHISRLLAAEGLTVYVGSRDPGRGQRAVEEIGAGARLLVLDVSDPDGIAQAAAQVDRLDVLVNNAGISLSLAPPAGTGVEEFRRTYETNVFGVVAVTNAFLPALRRSPRPRIVNISSGTASLTWSTNPNPQFIPGSGGAAAYRSSKAALNALTVLYAQTLAQDGFKVNALAPGLRATDLTPRAAAAGGDPAEAAQGALRLALLPDDGPTGGFFSWDGTPVPW; via the coding sequence ATGAACGAACGCACAGCTCTGGTCACCGGTGCCAACAAGGGCATCGGCAAGCATATTTCCCGGCTGCTCGCCGCCGAGGGCCTCACCGTGTACGTGGGCTCCCGCGACCCCGGGCGCGGGCAGCGGGCCGTCGAGGAGATCGGCGCCGGGGCCCGTCTGCTGGTCCTCGACGTGAGTGATCCCGACGGCATCGCACAGGCCGCGGCTCAGGTGGACCGCTTGGACGTGCTGGTCAACAATGCCGGCATCTCGCTGTCGCTCGCCCCGCCGGCCGGCACCGGCGTCGAGGAGTTCCGGCGCACGTACGAGACCAATGTGTTCGGGGTAGTGGCGGTGACCAATGCCTTCCTGCCCGCCCTGCGCCGGTCGCCGCGCCCGCGCATCGTCAACATCTCCAGTGGCACCGCGTCGCTGACCTGGAGCACGAATCCCAACCCCCAGTTCATCCCGGGAAGCGGCGGCGCCGCCGCCTACCGGTCGTCCAAGGCCGCCCTCAACGCCCTCACCGTCCTGTACGCCCAGACGCTGGCCCAGGACGGCTTCAAGGTCAACGCGCTCGCTCCCGGCCTGCGGGCCACTGATCTGACTCCCAGGGCCGCCGCTGCCGGCGGCGACCCGGCCGAGGCCGCCCAAGGTGCTCTCCGCCTGGCCCTGCTGCCGGACGACGGCCCCACCGGTGGCTTCTTCTCCTGGGACGGAACCCCCGTGCCCTGGTGA